One Paroedura picta isolate Pp20150507F chromosome 16, Ppicta_v3.0, whole genome shotgun sequence genomic region harbors:
- the LOC143826599 gene encoding olfactory receptor 2D3-like produces the protein MMGAKNFSSVTEFILVGLTNHRKTQILLFLVILLIYALTVIGNFVIITLVRGDSSLHTPMYFFLSNLSVLEILYVTSSTPQMLVHLFTGNGAISFTRCAFQMYMVICLGSVECFLLGAMAYDRYLAICHPLLYVIVMGRRRQVKLASGSWASGFLLASINVGITLHLPYCGPNRINHFFCDMPIVLKLACTDIHVTERIIIILASLIIVIPFFVILASYLLILSTVVRMRSSTGRHKAFSTCASHLVVVILFYGILIFVYLTPGSDTAPDRDKELAVLYIVITPLLNPIIYTLRNKDIHGAVSRMLGRRCSTQKR, from the coding sequence ATGATGGGTGCTAAGAACTTCTCTTCCGTCACAGAATTCATTCTGGTAGGACTCACCAACCACCGCAAGACGCAAATTCTTCTCTTCTTGGTCATCCTCCTCATCTATGCCCTCACTGTCATAGGGAACTTCGTGATCATCACGTTGGTCCGAGGGGACTCCTCCCtccacacccccatgtacttcttcctctcAAATCTTTCAGTCCTGGAGATCCTATATGTTACCTCCAGCACACCCCAGATGCTGGTTCATCTCTTCACTGGAAACGGAGCCATCTCCTTCACCCGGTGTGCCTTTCAAATGTACATGGTCATATGCCTGGGTAGTGTAGAGTGTTTTCTGTTAGGGGCCATGGCTTATGACCGCTACTTGGCCATCTGCCACCCTTTGCTATATGTCATCGTTATGGGTAGAAGGCGTCAAGTTAAGCTTGCCTCAGGATCTTGGGCCAGTGGCTTCCTTCTTGCCTCAATCAATGTAGGCATTACCCTTCACCTCCCCTACTGTGGCCCCAACCGCATTAACCATTTTTTCTGCGACATGCCCATTGTGCTGAAACTCGCATGCACTGACATACATGTGACAGAGCGCATCATAATTATATTGGCTTCATTGATCATTGTCATTCCCTTTTTTGTTATCCTCGCATCTTACCTGCTCATACTGTCTACCGTGGTACGGATGCGGTCCTCCACCGGACGGCACAAGGCCTTCTCTACTTGTGCCTCCCACTTGGTCGTGGTCATCTTGTTCTATGGCATCTTAATCTTTGTGTACCTGACCCCCGGGTCAGACACAGCTCCTGATCGTGACAAAGAACTGGCGGTCCTATATATTGTGATCACCCCGTTGCTCAATCCCATTATCTATACATTACGCAACAAGGACATTCATGGGGCTGTGTCCAGAATGCTGGGGAGAAGG